GAAGAGACGGACCGGCAAAAGGCCCAGCTGGAGACCATTCTGGAGGCGCTGCCCGTGGGGATCGGCATCAGCGACGCTACTGGGAAGGTCATCATGCTCAACGATAACATCGATGTCATCTGGCGAGGAAAGGCGCCCCGGCCGAAGGGCTTCGAGGAGTACGGGGCCTACAAGGCATGGTGGGCCGATACCGGGAAGGAGCTCGCGCCGGAGGACTGGGGAGTGTACCGGGCCCTCAAGAACGGCGAGACCTCCCTGGGAGAGGTAATCCGCATACAGCGCTTCGACGGGACCCTGGGGACCATCCTTCACTCCGCCACCCCGACCAGGGACGGGGCCGGGCGCATCGAGGGCGCCATCGGCGTGATCCAGGACATCACCGACAAGGTCACCTCCGATAAGGCGCTGAGGGACCGGGCCGAGGAGCTGAGGCGCTCCAACGCGGAGCTGCAACAGTTCGCCTACGTGGCCAGCCACGACCTCAAGGAGCCGCTGAGGATGGTCACGAGCTACCTGCAGCTGCTGGAGAAGAAGGACCGGGACAACCTGGACGAGAGGTCGAGGGGGTACCTCCGCTTCGCCGTGGACGGCGCCAAGCGGATGAACGATCTCATCGACGATCTGCTGGCGTACTCGCGGGTGGGGACGAACACGATGAAGATGGCCCCGACCGACATGAACGAGATCGTGGACATCGTGCTAGGGGACCTCAAGAGCGTGATCGACGAGAACGGGGCGGATATCGCTCATGATGAGCTGCCGACGATCATGGCCGACCGGACCCAGATGGTGCAGCTGTTCTTAAACCTCGTCGGCAACGCCATCAAGTTCCGCGGGCTCGCGCCGCCGAGGGTGCGCGTTTCCGCCGAGGTCAGGGGGACGGAGTGGGTGTTCTCGGTGCAGGATAACGGGATAGGCATCCCCAAGGACCAGCAGGACCGCCTGTTCCAGATGTTCCAGCGCCTGCACACTCGAGAGGAGTACCCGGGGACGGGCATCGGACTGGCCATATGCAAGAAGATCGTGGAGCGCCACGGCGGGAACATCTGGGTGGAATCGGAGAGAGGGGAAGGCGCTACCTTCTCGTTCTCGATGGTGCGGGACTCCGGGATGTGACGGGAGCGATGTGGGCGTCTTTCTGATACGGGCGATGTTCGGTCCGAGGGACCTCATCACCCCGACCATGCGTTAAAGGCCGTGCCCGGGCGCTGCCTGCCCCTCGCCACGGGGGAGCCCTCAGGCACTGAGGGACGAGGGAGATGCGTCCGCGATCTCGAAGCGGTCCCGGAGGTTGTTGCGGAAGGGAGCTTGCGCCGCCGGCCCCAGCGAGGCATGCTTTGCTGATGGCCTGCTGCTATGCACGAGGGCGATAACGGCGGCCATGCCGGCATAAGACGGGGAGCCTTGTTCTGAAGCATTGGTGAGCGAGCGGGATCTCGTGCCTCGCATTCTCCATTCTCATTATATTTCACTTAATCCAAGTTCTACCCCATAGCGGCAGGCTCGGAGAACGGGCCGGGCTCCGCGCTCATCGGTATGCCGGGGGAGAGGCGGCGAGACGGGAAGCACCGGGCGCGTCGCCCGATCTCGGGGAAGGGACGATATGAGGAGGCAGAGGGCCGGTGGCAACGCATCGCGGACATGACCGGCAATGGATGGACATCGAGGTGTCGGGTTGGAAAAGGTCACCATTCGAAGGAAGCTCAACACGTTCGACGTGACCAATCTGGTAGTGGGGTCGATCATAGGCGCGGACATCTATGTGGTCACGGCCATAAGCGCCAAGCTGGTGGGCCCCTCGTCCCTCCTGGCGTGGGTGGCCGGCGGCATCATCGCCATGGTCATAGCCATGTCCTTCGCATACTGCGTGATGATCCGCCCGCGGGTGGGAGGTCCCTATGCATACGTCACCGAGGTATCCAGCCAGTTCGTCGGCTTCGAGGTCGGGTGGGCCCTCCTCCTGGCCGAGTGGTTCTCCCTGTCGGTATTCCCAGTGGCATTTGCCCAGTACTTCACCGCGCTGGTCCCCGGCGTGGACGGCATGGGGCAGGTGCTGCTGAAGGCGGCGTTCATCGCCATCATCTTCTCCACCAACGTGGTGGGCACCATGACCGCCGGCCGATTGAACGACGGGCTGACCATCGCTAAGCTCACTCCCCTCGTCCTGATCGTATTGGGAGGCTTGGCCTTCATGTTCACCCAGCCAGCCACGGTGGCGTCCAACCTCACCCCCTTCTTCACCGGGGATGCCGCGGACTTCGGCCACGCCCTGGTGCTGGTGTTCTGGGCCTTTGCCGGCTTCGAACTTAGC
The window above is part of the Methanomassiliicoccus luminyensis B10 genome. Proteins encoded here:
- a CDS encoding ATP-binding protein; its protein translation is MTTAKGISVLVVDDEPASLSLTKEYLERSGFAVTGAPSAAAGRELARSRPFDAIVSDYIMPEMNGVELLKAIRAEDIATPFVLFTGRGREEVAVEALNNGADFYLHKGFEPESTYALLSREVQNAVHRRRAEEALKENEARFRSLFENIDDRFQLLKVLRDEDGEVRDMVILNVNPAYERFVGKKAGELVGKSIRTVIPDQDPAWMALFGEIEESGTPKRGRSYDKARDRYYDTLIFRSAKGQVGTICRDVTEQVKAQERARKLIEETDRQKAQLETILEALPVGIGISDATGKVIMLNDNIDVIWRGKAPRPKGFEEYGAYKAWWADTGKELAPEDWGVYRALKNGETSLGEVIRIQRFDGTLGTILHSATPTRDGAGRIEGAIGVIQDITDKVTSDKALRDRAEELRRSNAELQQFAYVASHDLKEPLRMVTSYLQLLEKKDRDNLDERSRGYLRFAVDGAKRMNDLIDDLLAYSRVGTNTMKMAPTDMNEIVDIVLGDLKSVIDENGADIAHDELPTIMADRTQMVQLFLNLVGNAIKFRGLAPPRVRVSAEVRGTEWVFSVQDNGIGIPKDQQDRLFQMFQRLHTREEYPGTGIGLAICKKIVERHGGNIWVESERGEGATFSFSMVRDSGM